The Candidatus Zixiibacteriota bacterium genome includes the window ATAACCCTTTCTCTGAATTAGCCGCCCGATGCTTAGGATGCTTCCCTTTTCGACCTTTTTCTCTTTCAAAGGGAAAAATTTCTTATCATCGAAAGGCATAGGAAAAACGAAAATCTTATCCCCTCTAATTTTCAACTCCTTGATGAGAAGATGTTTTAAATAGCTTGAGACTGCAGTCGAAAACTCAGCCTTCCTGAAGATTAATGAAGCAAATGACAATAACCATCTGAATTTGCGCAATATAAAAACATCCGAACCATGGGTGGTTAAAATTATTTTAACCGGAGCAAAAAAAGATGTAAGATATCCTATTACGCCTGCAGGCACCCACCAGTGGCAATGAATAAATTTAATCTTATTTTTCTCGACAATCCTCAATGTATAAAAAAAGAAAGCCAAGAAGAAGAAAATGAAAAGAAACTTGTTGGAAAAGTGACGAAGGACCTGCTCATGCATGTCTCCTCGATAAGCTAAATTTTCATATCTCGTAAAGCAATATCTAAATCTGTAGATCTTCAGATCATCTATTTCCTCATATTCTTTTAATCCCTTTTGGTGGGGCGCTAAGACGAAAACTTCATAATCCTGCGTTAATTCCTTCATCAGGGTGTAGATAAACTGTCCAGCTAGGTCCTCCTTGAATCGAATAAAATTATGAGTTAAGACCAAAATCTTTTCTCTTGGCATAAAATTTCTTAGTTCCTAACCTTCTTATTATCTATTCTCTGTTCTTTTTTAAGCTTTCTACCTCTTCTCTTAAGCTGACAATCGCTTCAGCTAAAAACCCTAAGGCGAAAAGTGAAATCCCGGACAAGACTAAAAGGATGACCAGATATAAAATGGGTCTGAACCCTTCATGCATAATTATCCTCAGGTAAATAGCTAAAAGACCTGCCAGTACCCCCAAGAGCACCATGATCAAACCTAAGGAGCCGAAAAGGAGCATCGGCTTGCGCATAAAGGAGACCTGAAATTTTACGCTGAAAAGGTCTAAAACCCCGATTGGAATTCTCCAGATGCCGAATTTTGATTTACCATACTTTCTGGGATAAAGAGGAATTCTGACCTCATCCACTCTGAACCCTTTTTCCGCTGCCATTACCACCATATACCTGTGCCAGTCTTTTCTCAAGGGCAAGTCTTCCAGCACCTCTTTCCTGAAAGCCTTGACGCTGTTAAGGTCATGCACTTTGATTTTAAAGAGCCATCTGGACAGAATATTGTAGAGAAAGGAGACAAAAGCCTTCAATCCATAACTTCCCTTTTTCCAGCCGGTTACAATGTCATTCCCCTCATTCATTTTCTGAATAAACTTCGGAATATCCTCTGGCATATATTGCAGATCTGCAGGCCAAAAAAGATAGATGTCGCCTTTGGCGTTGTCGAAACCTCTTTGCAAGGCAGAAGTCAACCCCTGATGGGTTTTAGTAGTAAGGGCTTTCAAAAAAGGATATTTTTTTTCGCTCTCCCTGGCAAGCTCATAGGTCTTATCTGTGGAGCCGTCATCCACTAACAGGACCTCCCCTTCCAATTTGGATTCCCGGAACATCTTCTCAAAATTCTCCAGTAGTGGAGGGATATTCTCCTCCTCATTATAAGCCGGCACTACAATGGAGATTTTATAGTCGTTTTCTTTTCTGTTATCAGCCATATTCGAATTTTTCATTAATATATCTCTAAAATCACAAAAGTCAATCTAAAACCCTCTTTGGATATAGCGTAAATTTTCCGAACCAAATCCATAGCAGATGCAGAGAAATCTTTTATTGTTTAGGAAGTTGATACAAAAGCAGAGGCTTGTTATACTGTGTCCGAACTGGATATTCCTTCAACAAAACTGCTTTAGACATCAGCTCCGGGTAGGTTTGGTGAAAATATTTGTCCTCCCATCCATCCTTGGAGATTAATATATGTGTAGGTCTGAACCTCTCAATCACCTTATCCTTATTGGCGAAATCCTGCATCATTATTGCATAATGCGGGGTCTCTAAACTCAAAGTGGCCGCCCAGGGACCAGCAATTATGCTCCCCCTGGGAAGTGAACTTAAATCCTTAGATATATCCGGAAGATCATAAGTCAGGTTTTCGGTCCAGGCTGAATACTGCTTCAAGTTGCTGAAGGTAACTAAGAAGAGCACCAGGATTAAAAGAATACCTTTCAGCCCGGTGGATAAAGCAAATCCTTCTCTGAGTTTCCTAAGCCTCGAAAGCCCTATCAAAGCGCCCAAGACTATTAAAGCCAGGATTATTGATCTTCCCATCAGGGCAGAATAGTCCTGCATCAAACCAAAAGCCCCTTGAAACCAGCCATTCGGGTCTGAGGAGAAAGAAGAGACAATTCCGTAGAAGCTTTGATAATTCACCAGTATATGTAAGCTGACGCTATAATAGATACCGTAAATGAAAACGACCAGTATCAGAAATTGTAAAATTAATCTCAGAGGATTCATGCCACTCGAAATCC containing:
- a CDS encoding glycosyltransferase, with the protein product MPREKILVLTHNFIRFKEDLAGQFIYTLMKELTQDYEVFVLAPHQKGLKEYEEIDDLKIYRFRYCFTRYENLAYRGDMHEQVLRHFSNKFLFIFFFLAFFFYTLRIVEKNKIKFIHCHWWVPAGVIGYLTSFFAPVKIILTTHGSDVFILRKFRWLLSFASLIFRKAEFSTAVSSYLKHLLIKELKIRGDKIFVFPMPFDDKKFFPLKEKKVEKGSILSIGRLIQRKGYDYLLEACAKLKEDGQKFKLKIIGEGPEERRLKKLADLLGLDENVDFISNLPQNELVYHYNACEIFVLPSITDWKMEAEGLGLVLLEAMSCRVPVIGTGSGGIVDIVQNEKTGLLIPEKDPCALAMAIKRYLWDEDLENRMAEGGYRFAQENFTPKATAGKLKGIYQRLK
- a CDS encoding glycosyltransferase family 2 protein translates to MKNSNMADNRKENDYKISIVVPAYNEEENIPPLLENFEKMFRESKLEGEVLLVDDGSTDKTYELARESEKKYPFLKALTTKTHQGLTSALQRGFDNAKGDIYLFWPADLQYMPEDIPKFIQKMNEGNDIVTGWKKGSYGLKAFVSFLYNILSRWLFKIKVHDLNSVKAFRKEVLEDLPLRKDWHRYMVVMAAEKGFRVDEVRIPLYPRKYGKSKFGIWRIPIGVLDLFSVKFQVSFMRKPMLLFGSLGLIMVLLGVLAGLLAIYLRIIMHEGFRPILYLVILLVLSGISLFALGFLAEAIVSLREEVESLKKNRE